The proteins below come from a single Hydrogenobacter sp. genomic window:
- the dnaG gene encoding DNA primase: protein MSDREDILKRIDIVDVISSYIELKRTGNNYSARCPFHPDDTPSFFVSPSRGIFKCFGCGVGGDAVKFVALYENISYSEALVRLAKRYNVPIKLKESKKDTKVLHIFELVSEYYHNMLRKSPNAIDYLKSRGVSSRSIQRFMLGFSPSSEALVSLLKKEGVLDAYEKTGNIVKIDEGIYRDLFAGRIVIPIRDDKGRYVAFGGRVLYSGQPKYINSPESEFFKKREIIFGLYEGKDYIKDRGFAVIVEGYFDVISMHDEGYKNTVAPLGTSFGEYHARLLSRYTREVILLFDGDSAGKRAVRQATPYLLAHGLKVRLAHLPEGEDPDTLAKRDRDLLRSLIDNAKDIFELLMYGLKDNQRDALRDLLYFAGFLKDKVYQHELLREVSKISRLPMSVLYEQLPKVQKEVKEDGESLTYAERVFLLGLMKFGKEDHLKDVLLSPEAMRIAEYILAGDYHLVPESVKNAKVYNLESTYLASYEKLKIDKSDFKEETKSILEMRKEKNREVVRFRRKI, encoded by the coding sequence ATGTCTGACAGAGAGGATATTCTCAAGAGAATAGACATAGTGGATGTCATATCTTCATACATAGAGCTTAAAAGAACGGGCAACAACTACAGTGCGAGATGTCCCTTCCATCCTGATGACACGCCTTCCTTTTTTGTATCACCCAGCAGAGGTATATTTAAGTGTTTTGGCTGTGGGGTAGGAGGAGATGCGGTAAAGTTTGTAGCTCTTTACGAAAACATAAGTTATTCTGAGGCTCTTGTAAGACTTGCCAAAAGGTACAACGTACCTATCAAGTTGAAGGAATCAAAGAAGGATACAAAAGTACTGCATATCTTTGAGCTTGTGTCAGAGTATTATCATAACATGTTAAGGAAAAGCCCTAACGCGATAGATTACCTCAAAAGTAGGGGTGTTTCCTCAAGGAGTATTCAGAGGTTCATGCTTGGTTTTTCCCCATCTTCGGAAGCGCTGGTAAGCCTTCTTAAAAAAGAAGGTGTTTTGGATGCTTACGAAAAAACAGGCAATATAGTCAAGATTGATGAGGGTATATACAGAGATCTCTTTGCAGGAAGGATCGTAATACCTATAAGGGACGATAAGGGAAGGTACGTAGCTTTTGGTGGAAGGGTGCTTTATAGCGGACAACCCAAATACATAAATTCTCCAGAGAGTGAGTTTTTTAAAAAAAGAGAAATTATATTTGGACTATACGAAGGCAAGGATTACATAAAAGATAGGGGATTTGCGGTGATAGTCGAAGGATACTTTGACGTTATAAGCATGCACGATGAAGGATACAAGAATACGGTAGCACCTTTGGGAACATCCTTTGGTGAGTATCATGCCAGACTGCTATCAAGGTATACCAGAGAAGTTATTCTCCTTTTTGATGGTGACAGTGCGGGAAAGAGAGCGGTAAGGCAAGCAACACCGTATTTGCTCGCTCACGGACTAAAGGTGAGATTGGCACACCTACCGGAGGGGGAAGACCCTGACACCCTCGCAAAGAGGGACAGGGATCTCCTACGATCTCTGATTGATAATGCAAAGGATATATTTGAACTCCTCATGTATGGACTAAAAGATAACCAAAGGGATGCTTTAAGAGACTTGCTTTACTTTGCGGGCTTTCTGAAAGACAAAGTATACCAGCATGAACTCTTAAGGGAGGTAAGTAAAATAAGCAGGCTTCCCATGAGTGTCCTTTACGAACAGCTTCCGAAGGTTCAGAAGGAAGTAAAAGAAGATGGAGAGAGCTTAACTTACGCTGAGAGAGTATTTTTGCTTGGTCTTATGAAGTTTGGGAAGGAGGATCATCTGAAAGATGTCTTACTTTCACCTGAGGCTATGAGGATAGCCGAGTATATACTTGCGGGCGATTATCATCTGGTGCCGGAGAGTGTAAAAAATGCTAAGGTTTATAATCTTGAGTCAACTTACCTTGCAAGCTATGAGAAGCTCAAGATAGATAAGTCCGATTTTAAGGAGGAGACAAAGAGTATATTGGAAATGAGGAAGGAAAAAAATAGGGAAGTTGTGAGATTCAGAAGAAAAATATGA
- the cimA gene encoding citramalate synthase — protein sequence MEQVFVYDTTLRDGSQSEGINFSVEDKIRILQKLDEFGMHYVECGWPGANPKDTVLFERLKKIKTQNAKIVAFGATRKAGKKVEEDQQVDNLLKSGASVITIFGKSWDFHVTHAIGTSLEENLSMVYETISYLKKHVQEVIFDAEHFFDGYKHSKDYAFAVLDAALAGGADWIVLCDTNGGSLPNEIYEITKAVKEKFPGARVGIHAHNDADTGVANSLMAVLAGARQVHGTINGIGERTGNANLCSIIPNLQIKLGFSVIPSQNLKKLTELAHFVSEISNMPLPKNMPYVGESAFTHKAGVHASAVMKRSETYEHIDPALVGNRRKVTVSDLSGRSNILYKLREMGIKVDEKSPELLKLVEKIKELEKEGYHFEAAEASFELLCKRHFGLVKNYFDLDAYRVLIARRSTDNSPVSEATVRLYVESIKEHTAALGNGPVSALDRALRKALEEFYPSLKDVQLIDYKVRIVNESEGTSAKVRVLIESTDGKRKWGTVGVSENIIEASWIALTDSLIYKLLKDEEEGIM from the coding sequence ATGGAACAGGTTTTCGTTTATGACACTACTTTGAGGGATGGATCACAATCTGAAGGTATAAACTTTTCAGTGGAGGATAAGATCCGCATACTCCAAAAGCTTGATGAGTTTGGAATGCATTACGTAGAGTGCGGATGGCCGGGTGCGAACCCAAAAGATACCGTTCTTTTTGAAAGGCTAAAAAAAATAAAAACACAAAACGCCAAGATAGTTGCCTTTGGCGCTACGAGAAAGGCGGGTAAAAAGGTGGAAGAGGATCAGCAAGTGGATAACCTTCTGAAATCTGGTGCAAGTGTAATAACCATATTTGGTAAAAGCTGGGATTTTCATGTGACACATGCCATAGGAACGAGTTTAGAAGAAAATCTCAGCATGGTATATGAAACTATAAGTTACTTAAAAAAACACGTTCAAGAGGTGATCTTTGACGCTGAACACTTCTTTGATGGATACAAGCACAGCAAAGATTACGCTTTTGCTGTTCTGGATGCTGCGCTTGCAGGGGGTGCCGATTGGATAGTGCTGTGCGATACAAACGGAGGCAGTCTTCCCAATGAAATCTACGAGATAACCAAAGCTGTGAAAGAAAAGTTCCCAGGCGCACGCGTAGGTATTCACGCTCACAATGATGCTGATACAGGTGTCGCTAACTCTCTTATGGCTGTACTTGCTGGTGCGAGGCAAGTTCACGGCACTATAAACGGTATAGGTGAAAGGACGGGTAACGCCAACCTCTGTTCTATAATACCAAACCTCCAGATCAAGCTCGGCTTTAGCGTAATTCCTTCCCAAAACCTGAAAAAATTGACAGAACTTGCTCATTTTGTCTCTGAAATTTCCAACATGCCTCTGCCTAAGAATATGCCCTATGTAGGAGAAAGTGCCTTCACTCACAAAGCGGGTGTTCATGCTTCCGCTGTCATGAAAAGATCTGAAACCTACGAACACATAGACCCAGCTCTCGTGGGAAACAGAAGGAAAGTAACTGTATCGGACCTTTCCGGCAGGAGCAACATACTATACAAGCTCAGGGAGATGGGTATAAAGGTGGATGAAAAGTCTCCAGAACTGCTCAAACTTGTTGAGAAGATAAAGGAACTTGAAAAGGAAGGTTACCATTTTGAGGCTGCCGAAGCATCCTTTGAGCTTCTATGCAAGAGGCATTTTGGACTTGTCAAAAACTACTTTGACCTTGACGCATACAGGGTGCTTATAGCCAGAAGAAGCACGGACAATTCCCCAGTTTCCGAAGCTACCGTACGACTCTATGTTGAAAGTATAAAGGAGCATACCGCAGCCCTTGGCAATGGACCTGTAAGTGCCCTGGATAGAGCGCTCAGAAAAGCTTTAGAGGAGTTCTATCCCAGCCTAAAAGATGTTCAGCTCATAGATTACAAGGTGAGGATAGTCAACGAATCCGAAGGTACATCCGCAAAGGTGAGAGTGCTTATAGAGTCCACTGATGGAAAGAGAAAGTGGGGAACTGTGGGCGTCTCTGAAAACATAATAGAAGCTTCGTGGATAGCTCTCACGGATAGTCTCATATACAAGCTGTTAAAGGATGAAGAAGAGGGTATAATGTAA
- a CDS encoding S41 family peptidase, giving the protein MKRVKFLGILMVAFGIGFVLGTAGGFPRDKGGEDDYRYFRLFTDVFKVVKENYVENVSTKDLIYGALNGMMKSLDPFSAFFTPEQYKEFKEETEGEFGGVGIEISMEKGRPIVVSPIEGTPAYRAGIRPGDIIIEINGEDTSNMMLTDVVQKIRGKPGTKVNLTIMRKGADKPLKFELERSLIKIESVKWTKIGDVGYIRLSQFNDGAGNEMEKAIKSLLAQNVRGIVLDLRNDPGGLLTEAVNVAELFIPEGKLIVYTKTRDGEINKYFSKRKPLLPEDMPLVVLINKGSASASEIVTGALQDYKRAVIVGEKSYGKASVQNIMPLEDGSAIKLTIAYYYTPLGRLIHKKGITPDVQVVMDEKQEEKLQEAIRQKRMQGDNHKLILLPDLDPQLEKAIEIIDKGETLKRAA; this is encoded by the coding sequence ATGAAGAGAGTCAAATTTTTAGGTATCTTGATGGTTGCCTTTGGCATAGGTTTTGTGCTTGGCACTGCGGGTGGCTTTCCCAGAGACAAGGGCGGTGAGGACGACTACAGGTACTTCAGGCTCTTTACGGATGTTTTTAAGGTTGTTAAAGAGAACTATGTGGAGAATGTGAGTACAAAAGATCTCATATACGGTGCTTTGAACGGTATGATGAAGTCTTTAGATCCCTTCTCAGCCTTCTTCACACCGGAGCAATACAAAGAGTTCAAAGAGGAAACCGAGGGTGAGTTTGGCGGTGTAGGTATTGAGATTAGCATGGAAAAGGGCAGACCTATAGTGGTGTCTCCCATAGAAGGGACACCGGCCTACAGGGCAGGGATAAGACCTGGGGACATAATCATTGAGATAAACGGTGAGGACACATCTAACATGATGCTCACCGATGTGGTACAAAAGATAAGAGGTAAACCCGGTACAAAGGTGAACTTGACCATAATGAGAAAGGGTGCGGATAAACCTCTCAAATTTGAGCTTGAGAGGAGTCTCATAAAGATAGAGAGCGTAAAATGGACGAAGATAGGGGATGTAGGTTACATAAGGTTATCTCAGTTTAACGATGGTGCAGGAAACGAAATGGAAAAAGCCATAAAGAGTTTACTTGCTCAAAATGTCAGAGGTATCGTACTTGATCTCAGAAACGATCCGGGAGGACTTTTGACCGAGGCTGTGAATGTAGCTGAACTTTTCATTCCCGAAGGTAAGCTCATAGTTTACACCAAAACAAGGGACGGTGAGATAAACAAGTATTTCTCAAAAAGGAAACCACTCCTTCCTGAGGATATGCCTCTTGTCGTTCTTATAAACAAAGGTTCTGCAAGTGCATCGGAGATCGTCACAGGTGCGCTTCAAGACTACAAGAGAGCTGTAATAGTTGGAGAGAAGAGTTACGGTAAGGCATCCGTTCAAAATATCATGCCTCTTGAGGACGGCTCTGCCATAAAGCTAACCATAGCGTACTACTACACTCCTCTGGGCAGGCTCATACACAAGAAGGGTATAACTCCAGACGTGCAGGTTGTGATGGATGAAAAGCAGGAGGAGAAGCTCCAGGAAGCCATAAGGCAAAAGAGGATGCAGGGAGACAACCACAAACTCATACTTTTGCCAGATCTGGATCCTCAGCTGGAGAAGGCTATTGAGATAATAGACAAAGGTGAAACCTTAAAAAGAGCGGCATGA
- the tsaD gene encoding tRNA (adenosine(37)-N6)-threonylcarbamoyltransferase complex transferase subunit TsaD: protein MITLAVETSCDETALALFSSDKGIIGDVLLSQVVHSSFGGVVPELSAREHTKNILPLFDKLLKDTGMDISQIDFVSFTLTPGLILSLVVGVAFAKSLAYALEKPLVPVHHLEGHIYSVFLERPVDYPFISLIVSGGHTDLYLVEGFGRYTFLGGTLDDAVGESYDKVARLMGLGYPGGPIVDRLAQKGRPSYQLPRPMIERDDLSMSFSGLKTAVRHIVEAGDYFREDLACSFQMAVVDVLERKVIKAVEMTKVKSIAVVGGVSANTELRRRFEKLSKEMGYRIYLPHPKFSTDNACMIAYAGMERFKRGIIAPLDINPEPNTPLELFGKEWS from the coding sequence ATGATTACCCTCGCTGTAGAAACTTCTTGTGATGAGACAGCTCTCGCCCTTTTCTCTTCTGATAAAGGTATAATAGGTGATGTATTGCTCTCTCAAGTGGTACATTCATCTTTTGGGGGAGTAGTACCAGAGCTTTCTGCAAGGGAACATACGAAAAACATACTACCCCTATTTGACAAGCTTTTGAAAGATACAGGTATGGATATATCCCAGATAGACTTCGTATCCTTTACACTCACCCCAGGTCTTATTTTGTCCCTTGTGGTAGGTGTAGCCTTTGCTAAATCTTTAGCCTATGCGCTTGAAAAACCTCTCGTCCCCGTGCATCACCTTGAAGGACACATATACTCGGTTTTTCTGGAAAGACCAGTTGATTACCCTTTTATCTCTCTTATAGTATCTGGAGGACATACGGATCTCTACCTGGTGGAGGGCTTTGGCAGGTACACCTTCTTAGGTGGCACACTTGATGATGCTGTAGGTGAAAGCTACGACAAAGTGGCAAGACTTATGGGACTTGGTTATCCCGGTGGACCCATAGTTGACAGGTTAGCTCAAAAGGGAAGACCCTCCTATCAGCTCCCAAGACCTATGATAGAAAGAGATGATCTGAGTATGTCCTTCAGCGGTCTTAAGACTGCGGTTAGACATATAGTAGAGGCAGGTGATTACTTTCGGGAGGATCTGGCTTGCTCCTTTCAGATGGCAGTGGTTGATGTTTTAGAAAGAAAAGTGATCAAAGCTGTGGAGATGACCAAAGTCAAAAGCATTGCGGTGGTAGGTGGTGTGTCAGCCAACACCGAACTCAGAAGGAGATTTGAGAAACTTTCTAAGGAAATGGGCTATAGAATTTATCTACCACACCCTAAATTCTCTACTGACAATGCCTGTATGATAGCCTACGCAGGCATGGAGAGATTCAAAAGAGGTATCATCGCACCTCTTGACATAAATCCTGAACCTAACACTCCGTTAGAGCTTTTCGGGAAAGAGTGGAGCTAA